From one Deinococcus aetherius genomic stretch:
- a CDS encoding ABC transporter ATP-binding protein has translation MAPQAQPHQPGPVLEVRGLKTHFKLDDGLLRAVDGVTFSVARGQTLAVIGESGCGKSVMARSILRLVKKPGFIAGGEILLHLGDSTVDVAQLRPNSVGLRDVRGQHVSMVFQEPMTSLSPVHTVGDQIAEVVRVHRTRDRRAALEVARDTLAKVGMPDPARALRAYPHELSGGLRQRAMIAMALAARPALLIADEPTTALDVTVQWQILRLLQGLQAELGMAMLYITHDLGVVAQIADAVAVMYLGRVVEYGSVYDVFENPLHPYTRGLMKSMPALGHRGEHLEAIRGNVPVPINLPRECPFRSRCDFAFEPCGELPALLEVEQGHATRCFLHHREVEHA, from the coding sequence GTGGCACCCCAAGCCCAGCCACACCAGCCCGGGCCGGTGCTGGAGGTGCGGGGCCTGAAGACGCACTTCAAGCTCGACGACGGGCTGCTCAGGGCCGTGGACGGCGTGACCTTCAGCGTGGCGCGGGGACAGACCCTGGCGGTGATCGGCGAGAGCGGCTGCGGCAAGAGTGTGATGGCCCGCTCGATCCTGCGGCTCGTCAAGAAGCCCGGCTTCATCGCGGGCGGCGAGATTCTGCTGCATCTCGGGGACAGCACGGTGGACGTGGCCCAGCTCAGACCAAACAGCGTGGGGCTGCGGGACGTGCGCGGACAGCACGTCTCGATGGTCTTTCAGGAGCCCATGACCAGCCTCTCCCCCGTCCACACGGTGGGGGACCAGATCGCCGAGGTGGTGCGCGTCCACCGCACGAGAGACCGCCGCGCCGCGCTGGAGGTTGCCCGCGACACCCTCGCCAAGGTGGGGATGCCGGACCCGGCGCGGGCCCTGCGGGCGTACCCCCACGAACTCTCGGGGGGCCTGCGCCAGCGCGCGATGATCGCTATGGCACTCGCGGCCCGGCCCGCCCTCCTGATCGCGGACGAACCTACCACCGCCCTCGACGTGACGGTGCAGTGGCAGATTCTGCGCCTGCTGCAAGGGCTGCAAGCCGAACTCGGCATGGCGATGCTCTACATCACCCACGACCTCGGGGTGGTCGCCCAGATCGCGGACGCCGTGGCGGTGATGTACCTGGGCCGCGTGGTGGAGTACGGCAGCGTCTACGACGTGTTCGAGAATCCGCTCCATCCGTACACCCGGGGGCTGATGAAGTCCATGCCCGCCCTCGGTCACCGGGGCGAGCACCTGGAGGCGATCCGCGGCAACGTGCCCGTTCCGATCAACCTGCCACGCGAGTGCCCCTTCCGGTCGCGCTGCGACTTCGCCTTCGAACCCTGCGGTGAGTTGCCCGCGCTGCTTGAGGTAGAGCAGGGTCACGCCACCCGATGCTTCCTGCATCACCGGGAGGTCGAGCATGCTTAG
- a CDS encoding ABC transporter permease — translation MTIPVTPPLTDAPAAPSERYYVASQRELIWRKFRRHRLAMVSLAVLAFLYVLALVSDFVTPYNVNTKFTGFLNTPPQVVRLFGDGGFRPYVQGYTRTSDPVTLAFVFKPDPQKRVPLRFFVRGEPYKLLGLFPTTIHLFGAGEEQVFLFGTDSLGRDVFSRTVSALKISLFVGLVGVALSFILGVVLGGVSGYFGGLTDLIVQRLIEFLLSIPTIPLWLALSAALPPGWSSVAVFFGITIILSLIGWSGIARVVRGKFLELREENYVTAALLAGATPWWVITRHLIPAFSSYLIVQVTLLIPSFILGETALSFLGLGIQPPAVSLGTLLQDAQNIRAVSLYPWLLLPALFVVAVVLAFNFVGDGLRDAADPYKQ, via the coding sequence GTGACGATCCCGGTGACGCCCCCACTCACGGACGCTCCCGCCGCGCCGAGCGAGCGCTACTACGTCGCCTCGCAGCGCGAGCTGATCTGGCGCAAGTTCCGGCGGCACCGGCTGGCGATGGTCAGCCTCGCCGTGCTCGCCTTCCTGTACGTCCTGGCCCTCGTGTCGGATTTTGTGACCCCGTACAACGTGAACACCAAGTTCACCGGCTTCCTCAACACCCCGCCGCAGGTCGTGCGCCTGTTCGGGGACGGGGGCTTCCGGCCCTACGTGCAGGGCTACACCCGCACGAGCGATCCCGTCACGCTCGCCTTCGTGTTCAAGCCCGATCCGCAGAAGAGGGTGCCCCTGCGCTTCTTCGTGCGTGGCGAGCCGTACAAGTTGCTGGGCCTCTTCCCCACCACCATCCACCTCTTCGGAGCCGGGGAGGAGCAGGTGTTCCTCTTCGGGACGGACTCGCTGGGGCGTGACGTGTTCTCTCGCACGGTGAGCGCCCTCAAGATCTCCCTGTTCGTGGGGCTGGTCGGGGTGGCGCTCTCATTCATCCTCGGCGTGGTGCTGGGCGGGGTCTCCGGGTACTTCGGCGGGCTCACCGACCTGATCGTGCAGCGCCTGATCGAGTTCCTGCTCTCCATCCCCACCATCCCGCTGTGGCTGGCCCTCAGCGCCGCGCTGCCGCCGGGGTGGTCTTCGGTGGCGGTGTTCTTCGGCATCACGATCATCCTGTCCTTGATCGGCTGGAGCGGCATCGCGCGGGTCGTGCGCGGCAAGTTTCTGGAACTGCGCGAGGAGAACTACGTGACCGCCGCGCTGCTGGCGGGCGCGACCCCGTGGTGGGTCATCACCCGGCACCTCATCCCGGCCTTCTCGTCATACCTGATCGTGCAGGTGACGCTGCTCATCCCCAGTTTCATCCTGGGCGAGACGGCTCTGTCCTTTCTCGGGCTGGGCATCCAGCCGCCCGCCGTGAGTCTGGGCACGCTGCTGCAAGACGCGCAGAACATCCGCGCCGTATCGCTGTACCCCTGGCTGCTGCTGCCCGCCCTGTTCGTGGTGGCGGTGGTGCTCGCCTTCAACTTCGTGGGAGATGGACTTCGTGACGCAGCCGATCCGTACAAGCAGTAA
- a CDS encoding ABC transporter permease, which translates to MIPYLARRLGYGLLLLLFISVVAFVLIQIPPGDWLTSYVAQLRAQGAQIDDAVIAGLRQQYGLGESLIVQYLKWMAGIASGNFGFSFSYNRPVTDLVLERLPITLLISGSAIFLTYALAIPIGVLSATRQYSFFDYLATFIGFIGLSVPSFLIALILMFLAYRYFGLSVGGLNAPQYIGEPLSWGKFWDFLAHLPLPIFIIAFSGMAPLIRILRGSLLDELERPYVDTARAKGLRERAVLLKYPVRVALNPIISTAGWLIPAVFSGQVIVSIVMNIPDMGPLLYQALLRQDTYLAGSVVLILSALTILGTLLSDVALALLDPRIRLEK; encoded by the coding sequence ATGATTCCCTACCTCGCCCGGCGGCTGGGCTACGGTCTGCTGCTGCTGCTCTTCATCTCCGTCGTCGCGTTCGTCCTGATTCAGATTCCCCCCGGCGACTGGCTGACGAGTTACGTGGCGCAACTGCGGGCGCAGGGCGCGCAGATCGACGACGCCGTGATTGCAGGCCTGCGGCAGCAGTACGGCCTGGGTGAGTCCCTGATCGTGCAGTACCTCAAATGGATGGCGGGCATCGCGTCGGGCAACTTCGGTTTCTCGTTCTCATACAACCGCCCGGTCACCGACCTCGTGCTGGAGAGGCTGCCAATCACCCTGCTGATCTCGGGTTCGGCGATCTTCCTGACCTACGCGCTCGCCATCCCCATCGGCGTGCTCTCCGCGACCCGGCAGTACTCGTTTTTCGACTACCTCGCCACGTTCATCGGCTTCATCGGCCTGTCCGTGCCCAGCTTCCTGATCGCCCTGATCCTGATGTTCCTGGCGTACCGTTACTTCGGGCTCAGCGTCGGGGGGCTCAATGCCCCGCAGTACATCGGCGAGCCCCTGTCCTGGGGCAAGTTCTGGGATTTTCTCGCCCACCTGCCGCTGCCTATCTTCATCATTGCGTTCTCAGGGATGGCGCCCCTGATCCGCATCCTGCGCGGCTCGCTGCTCGACGAGCTGGAGCGGCCCTACGTAGACACGGCCCGCGCCAAGGGGCTGCGTGAGCGGGCGGTGCTGCTCAAGTACCCCGTTCGCGTCGCCCTCAACCCCATCATCAGCACGGCGGGCTGGCTGATCCCCGCCGTGTTCTCCGGGCAGGTCATCGTGTCCATCGTGATGAACATCCCCGACATGGGGCCGCTGCTCTACCAGGCGCTCTTGCGGCAGGACACGTACCTCGCGGGGAGCGTGGTGCTGATCCTCTCGGCCCTCACGATTCTGGGCACGCTGCTGTCGGACGTGGCGCTCGCGCTGCTCGACCCGCGCATCCGACTGGAGAAGTGA
- a CDS encoding ABC transporter substrate-binding protein: MNTSGRKFPALFALSAALLLIPAAAQQAKKPLWGWGTVSQYQAATGKKLPAFKEAPTLAALVKAGKLPPVAQRLPAEPLVDNPFEAVGKYGGSMTLAQVSDTVAYPASNFTTFEPLFSLARDGKTVVPNVAKSYAYTNGGKTLTINLRRGMKWSDGNDFTADDITFMWNDVLLNKEITPTVPAMFAPGGTPMKVTKLNDYAVKLDFTVPYYSLLPNLAGVVFNGSQGNIFEASHYLKQFLPKYNKDVTANAKKAGFQTWAQLFGARRYQWYRTTPGVPTVGAWRVAQQNQQGTVYERNPYYFKVDTAGQQLPYLDRVVATNFGDTASLAVKMASGQYDYQDWGTSIADYPAFTGGAQKGNYKTWLAPSLWTSVAAYSVNQNYKGDKAVGDILRDVRFRQALSLAMNRKEINDIIAFGRGTPMQATAHPSASFYNKAWGSYMTQYDPAQANKLLDAVGMQKRDADGYRLRPDGKPFTLIISNVPDAVPAKMAELVRGDWQKVGLRTTIKDTERTLMEQQFDSGEFMVSGWAMDGASEDSLRTGANRYISGWQWAPQWTLWFNTKGKQGQKPPADVQRMFTLYAAAPSQAPEQQRETLAQAFDIWEKGLWRIGTIGLVPKPGISRTNLGNVDTNTYTDNADVGIGFYNRMYQFYRK, encoded by the coding sequence ATGAACACCTCAGGACGCAAGTTTCCAGCCCTGTTCGCCCTGTCCGCGGCGCTCCTCCTGATCCCCGCCGCCGCGCAGCAGGCCAAAAAGCCCCTCTGGGGCTGGGGCACGGTCTCGCAGTACCAGGCGGCGACGGGCAAAAAGCTACCGGCCTTCAAAGAAGCTCCCACTCTCGCCGCGCTCGTCAAGGCAGGAAAGCTCCCTCCGGTCGCGCAGCGGCTGCCCGCCGAGCCCCTGGTGGACAACCCCTTCGAGGCGGTCGGGAAGTACGGCGGCAGCATGACCCTCGCCCAGGTGTCGGACACGGTCGCCTACCCCGCGTCGAATTTCACCACCTTCGAACCGCTGTTCAGCCTCGCGCGCGACGGCAAGACGGTCGTGCCCAATGTCGCCAAGAGCTACGCCTACACTAACGGTGGCAAGACGCTGACCATCAACCTGCGGCGGGGCATGAAGTGGTCGGACGGCAACGACTTCACCGCCGACGACATCACGTTCATGTGGAACGATGTACTCCTCAACAAGGAAATCACACCCACAGTACCCGCCATGTTCGCGCCGGGCGGCACTCCTATGAAAGTCACGAAGTTGAACGACTACGCTGTGAAGCTCGACTTCACGGTGCCGTACTACTCCCTGCTCCCCAACCTCGCCGGGGTGGTGTTCAACGGGTCACAAGGCAACATCTTCGAGGCGTCGCACTACCTCAAGCAGTTCCTGCCCAAATACAACAAGGACGTCACGGCCAATGCTAAAAAGGCGGGCTTTCAGACTTGGGCCCAACTCTTCGGCGCGCGGCGCTACCAGTGGTACCGCACCACGCCCGGCGTGCCCACGGTGGGGGCGTGGCGGGTCGCACAGCAAAACCAGCAGGGCACGGTGTACGAGCGCAATCCCTACTACTTCAAGGTGGACACGGCGGGGCAGCAGCTCCCCTACCTCGACCGGGTGGTCGCCACCAATTTCGGCGACACGGCCAGCCTCGCGGTGAAGATGGCTTCCGGACAGTACGACTATCAGGACTGGGGGACCAGCATCGCGGACTACCCGGCCTTCACGGGCGGTGCGCAAAAGGGCAACTACAAGACGTGGCTCGCGCCGAGCCTGTGGACCTCGGTCGCGGCGTACTCGGTCAACCAGAACTACAAGGGCGACAAGGCGGTCGGGGACATTCTGCGCGACGTGCGCTTCCGGCAGGCCCTCTCGCTCGCCATGAACCGCAAGGAAATCAACGACATCATCGCCTTCGGGCGGGGCACGCCGATGCAGGCCACGGCGCACCCCAGCGCGTCCTTCTACAACAAGGCGTGGGGGTCGTACATGACGCAGTACGACCCGGCCCAGGCGAACAAGTTGCTGGACGCGGTGGGGATGCAGAAGCGCGACGCGGACGGCTACCGCCTGCGACCCGACGGCAAGCCCTTCACGCTGATCATCTCCAACGTGCCCGACGCCGTGCCCGCCAAGATGGCCGAACTCGTGCGCGGCGACTGGCAGAAGGTGGGCCTGCGGACGACCATCAAGGACACCGAGCGCACCCTGATGGAGCAGCAGTTCGACTCGGGCGAGTTCATGGTGTCGGGCTGGGCGATGGACGGGGCCTCGGAGGACTCGCTGCGAACCGGCGCCAACCGCTACATCTCGGGCTGGCAGTGGGCGCCGCAGTGGACGCTGTGGTTCAACACGAAGGGGAAGCAGGGGCAGAAGCCGCCCGCCGATGTGCAGCGCATGTTCACCCTGTACGCCGCCGCGCCCAGCCAGGCCCCCGAGCAGCAGCGCGAGACGCTCGCGCAGGCGTTCGACATCTGGGAAAAGGGCCTGTGGCGCATCGGCACCATCGGCCTGGTGCCCAAGCCGGGGATCAGCCGCACGAACCTGGGCAACGTCGACACCAATACGTACACCGACAACGCGGACGTGGGCATCGGCTTCTACAACCGGATGTACCAGTTCTACCGGAAATGA
- a CDS encoding helix-turn-helix domain-containing protein, which yields MQRHPDRVTRPGPTPPQNTHPPHEGEERFGLDCWCGEPYLMAAAHWHDEIELNLVERGAITYLAGGTVTTLTRGQLAVFWGAMPHRVVEAETETRLAWLTLPLTSFLGWDLPANLRALVLHGHFVRGSGRALGADATRFRRWTRDLSESGEGSRVVLLEVEAHLRRLARTPAGARAVTAVDQAGLGHAERMCAYIAQHYAEPISAADIAGAMGLNPTYAMGLFRAAFGRTILSYLTQYRVAHAQRLLATTDQPILDVASECGFGSVSRFYEAFGASCGLSPRAYRLSMRVARPGNVAST from the coding sequence ATGCAGCGCCACCCGGACCGAGTCACGCGCCCAGGACCTACGCCGCCACAAAACACGCACCCACCGCACGAGGGCGAGGAGCGCTTCGGGCTGGACTGCTGGTGCGGCGAGCCGTACCTGATGGCGGCGGCCCACTGGCACGACGAGATCGAACTCAACCTCGTGGAGCGTGGGGCGATCACGTACCTCGCGGGCGGCACCGTCACGACCCTCACCCGTGGGCAACTCGCCGTGTTCTGGGGCGCCATGCCGCACCGGGTCGTCGAGGCGGAGACGGAGACGCGCCTTGCCTGGCTGACACTCCCCCTGACGTCCTTTCTGGGGTGGGACCTGCCCGCCAACCTGCGCGCCCTGGTGCTGCACGGCCACTTCGTCCGGGGCTCAGGCCGCGCCCTGGGCGCCGACGCCACGCGGTTTCGGCGCTGGACACGCGACCTCTCGGAGAGCGGCGAGGGGTCGCGCGTGGTGCTGCTGGAGGTCGAGGCGCACCTGCGGAGACTGGCCCGCACCCCGGCCGGTGCGCGGGCGGTCACTGCCGTGGATCAGGCAGGACTCGGACACGCCGAGCGCATGTGCGCTTACATCGCCCAGCACTACGCCGAGCCGATCTCGGCCGCCGACATCGCCGGGGCGATGGGGCTCAACCCGACCTACGCGATGGGGCTCTTCCGTGCGGCCTTTGGGCGAACCATCCTGAGTTACCTAACCCAGTACCGGGTCGCGCACGCCCAGCGCCTGCTCGCCACGACCGATCAACCCATCCTCGACGTGGCTTCCGAGTGCGGCTTCGGATCGGTCAGCCGCTTCTACGAGGCGTTCGGCGCGTCGTGCGGCCTGTCCCCGCGCGCCTACCGCCTGAGCATGCGGGTCGCGCGCCCGGGCAACGTCGCCAGTACCTGA
- a CDS encoding aldose 1-epimerase family protein has protein sequence MPRLFGQDWSRMDLARRVGRLSQIAGVRLVTLADGAERGVRVLEFRTGTGLAFDVLLDRAFDLGRCDWRGTPLAWEGPVGVRGPWYAEPQGLGFLRTFGGGLLTTGGLDHTLFPTEDSAQGYAYPPKATEHYPLHGRVSSLPARLLGYGERWEGDVCVLYAEGEVTQATALGEHLVLRRRIEARVGESRLFIHDEVHNAGFHPTPHMFLYHVNVGFPVVDEGAEIVLPAAEVQPVGDVPRQGWTHLEAPQSGMQERVYEYVPLAEEGGLVPVGIVNRVRGVGFYQVYSRAQLPFPFVWRMLGEGDYVVALEPSTNRVAGRHDARERGELIHLAPGERRTYDLELGALGGAVELDAFRARVEALRPTLEEA, from the coding sequence GTGCCGAGGCTGTTCGGGCAGGACTGGAGCCGCATGGACCTCGCGCGCCGGGTGGGCCGCCTTTCCCAGATTGCGGGCGTGCGTCTCGTCACGCTGGCTGACGGCGCCGAGCGCGGCGTGCGCGTGCTGGAATTCCGAACGGGGACGGGCCTCGCCTTCGACGTGCTCTTGGACCGTGCCTTCGACCTCGGGCGCTGCGACTGGCGCGGCACGCCCCTCGCCTGGGAGGGACCCGTGGGCGTGCGCGGGCCGTGGTACGCCGAGCCCCAGGGCCTGGGCTTCCTGCGCACCTTCGGCGGCGGTCTCCTGACCACGGGCGGCCTGGACCATACGCTCTTCCCCACCGAGGACAGCGCCCAGGGCTACGCCTACCCGCCCAAGGCCACCGAGCACTACCCCCTGCACGGGCGCGTGTCGAGTCTCCCCGCGCGCCTGCTGGGGTACGGCGAACGTTGGGAGGGCGACGTCTGCGTGCTGTACGCCGAGGGGGAGGTCACGCAGGCCACAGCCCTCGGAGAGCATCTGGTGCTGCGCCGCCGCATTGAGGCGCGGGTGGGCGAATCGCGCCTCTTCATCCACGACGAGGTGCACAACGCCGGGTTCCACCCCACCCCCCACATGTTCCTGTACCACGTGAACGTCGGTTTCCCGGTGGTGGACGAGGGTGCCGAGATCGTCCTTCCCGCGGCAGAGGTGCAGCCGGTGGGAGACGTGCCGCGTCAGGGCTGGACGCACCTGGAGGCGCCGCAGTCGGGGATGCAAGAGCGGGTGTACGAGTACGTGCCGCTGGCGGAGGAAGGCGGCCTCGTCCCCGTCGGCATCGTGAACCGGGTGCGGGGCGTGGGCTTCTACCAGGTCTACTCCCGCGCGCAACTGCCGTTCCCCTTCGTGTGGCGGATGCTGGGCGAGGGGGACTACGTGGTGGCGCTCGAACCCAGCACCAACCGGGTGGCGGGGCGGCACGACGCCCGTGAGCGCGGCGAACTCATCCACCTCGCTCCCGGCGAGAGACGCACGTACGACCTCGAACTCGGCGCCCTGGGCGGCGCGGTGGAACTCGACGCTTTTCGGGCGCGCGTGGAGGCGCTGCGCCCCACCCTGGAGGAGGCATGA